In Canis lupus dingo isolate Sandy chromosome 25, ASM325472v2, whole genome shotgun sequence, the genomic window CAGCAGGGAAAATGGAATGGATCTTACCTTACATGAAGCTTCTTTAATGAGAACCATGAACATGTGTCAATCTCTTCAGAGCATTCTGCCTTATGTAAAaggaatcaaaaataataaatacataagccaaataaataataagcctcaaaatcaaaacacaaaaatgtaataCCCCACCCGTTTTCTGGAATTCCGTATTCCCAGAATACTTTGGAGGTTGGcagatggttctccatccccacAATGCCCAGCATTTGAAGGACATGTCCTGTGGGAGTGGTGGCACTGCAACTCGGTTACAAGGCAGACTCACCAATATACGCTTCAAAAAAGCAACGTGATTAAGGGATCGACTAGGTGCTGCTTATAAAGTATGTACGTGTTCGAGAGGTGGGGATAGCGGTAAGACGCCTCCATACTTGGAGAAATGAAGCATTTCAGTTACAAAATAGAGGCAAGAATCTGTAGGAGCTAGATTACAAATAACCTAGAACACTCAGATTAGTTGCATACCTTAAGCTAATTAAATACCcgttgggtttttttggttggttttgttttgtttttaaggtggGTGCATTGGGCAGCAAGGCTGCGTTAAGAAGTAAACCTTTTAAGAGAAAGGTATTACTTGCCTTTTTTCCTGTTGATGGGCTGCTGTCTGACAATGAATCTAGAAATATCTAAAGCAAAAAGCTCCTGAGGAGCAACCCTGTAAGAGGTGGTCCCTCAGCTTGGCCCCGGGACACCGTAACTGCCCGTTCTGCGCCCTTTGCACCTGTAGCGTGGGCCCCAACAAATGCGATGCCTTTGAGAATGTCCAGAGCCTTCGGAATACACTATCCGCCGCAAAGAACCACCTAACTACTTCAACACTTTAGCAAagaattttccaaaggaaatttaACAGGCAGAGGAAATGAAGGAGGTTAAGAAACAAGCCGTGCCTCCGGAGGCGGACAGAGCCGAGCCGGGCGGCCCCGCGGCGGAGCCCGCAAGCCCGGTCCTCAACCCGCGGCTTCTGCGAGCGCTGCCCGGCGCGGGCCGCAGGGACTCCCCTCGGCTAAGCAGAGCTCAGCGCGCCCGTAATCCAGCACCTCGGCAGGGAGACAGCATTccgggagctggggggggggggggggggtctagtAGGTTTTTCGGGAACTCAGAAACCACCGCTGGGGAACGCAAGTGTTCACCGCCAGGTAAAACTTACCCGGATTTGAAGCACCTAAGACGGGTGCAAAGGCTCTGCGGGCGCGCGAAGGTGCAAGGCCGGCAGTGCACGCGGGGAGTGCCCGGAGGGGACAGACGACCCTGTAAACCCGGatagaagcaaaacaaacagagGTGACCGCACACACCACAAAGGCAAAAGCAAACAGATGCACCTAGAAGCGCGTTCCGCAAAGTGTGGAACTGCCTACACTTGACGGCGGAATCAATGCTTGCAGCAGCGCTCGCGAGGGCAGATCCTCCCGGCTGTGTCCGGGACAGGAGCGGGTCGTCCCGGGGCCGCGGCCCTGCGCAGCCCCGCCGGGTCCTCCCGAGGATCGCGACCGCCGACCCGCGGAGCCTGCTGGCCGCCGAGGGGATGCACTCAGGGGGCTCCCAGGACGGAGCCACACCCCTGGGAGCCGCGGAGAGCCGCGGGGGGGGCGCTCGGAGGGAGCGGAGGCCGCcccaggagaggaggcagggcgCTCCCCGCGGAGGGCGAGCCCGCCCCCAGGGcccggcgccccggcccccgccccggccccggcccccacgccccgccccgcTCGAGGCGGCGCCGGGAGCCTCGCACTGACCTGCGAGCCCGCGCGCGGCGACCTCCCCTCCCGCGGCGCGCCGGCCCGGCCCGGACTGGAGCTGCGCTGAgctccccgcccgcgccccgcccgcgccccgcccgcgccccgccgcgccccgcccccgcccccgcctcggcgccccgcccccgcgcggccGTCCGGGGAGCGCAGGGCTCGAGCGCACCGGCTgcgggagggcgggcgggagggcgggagcCGGGGCCGCGGAGCCGGCGGGACTGCGGGGCCCCCCGCCCCTCGGGCCGCACAGCCAATGGCAGCGAGCGCggcccgctccccgctccccgctccccgccgccgccgccgccgctcccgccggGGCCCGCGGGCGGGGAGGAGCTTGAGCCGGGGTCGGAGGGTCCCGGAGGGCGCGGAGGCGTTGGCGTTGGCGTTGGCGCCGGGAGCCGCGTGTGCGGAAGGCAGCTGTGGTGCcgttacctgtgtgtgtgtgtgggggggggggggcagcgggcgGAGGCATCCACTTTCTGCCAGTTTCTTCCCCTCGGGAACACCTGGGTCCCGCGGAGCCCCGACGCCGGGTCCGGAGCCGCGTCCTGCGGGGAGCGTGGCCGCGCGCGTCCCTCCCTTCACGCCTCATCTCTCGCCCCTTCCGAATACTCCGCCAAATCGAGAGATGAAATGAATCGGACGGCAGTTCCCAGCACTGCCAGGGACCGGGCAAAGGTAAAAACCCCTCCCGGAACCTGGCTTCGAGAGGGTCACAGACCTTGAAAGAACTCTGGGAAGGGCGCCGCCAAGGGACCAGTGAGACCCGTGAGCTTCACTGAAAGACTCTggaattcctctttttttcagcTGAAAAACTGTTATTTCAACTGATCATTCGATGTCTGTGGTCTCTTCTACTCTGACATTCAATGATCCAATGGGCTTTCCGGCCTGTTGGCCTGGGGAAGGGCTGAGCTCCTGCGAGGTGCTGGGGCGGCTCCTTTCCCTCCATCTGCTCCCTCCTGCTGCATCCACCCGGAGACCGTCCACCTGTGGCTACGAAAATGAATCATGTAAATCAGTATAGAAGGATGATGCTCACGTTTTAGTGACCATGTAAACTTGTACAAACACTCCTACTTACCAGCGCCCATCTCCTGGGATTATGCTAGTTGTGCTCATGTTAGGGGTTCTCCAGATAGAGACAGATTCTGAGGCCCCCTTAGTAAGTGAGcaaaggctctctctctctctccctcttcctcctccaggggAATTGTGGGTTTGTGTTCATCTTTTCTACGTGAATCTTTTTGTATCTTCTAAAATGCAGGGCCATAGAATGAGCGGCATGGAGAAGAGGGCGGACAGAGACCTGCTTCTCTTCCAACACATTTCCGTTTGACACGTTCACATGTCACTTTCATGAGTTTGTTACATTTGTCTATCCCTCCGTGTTTTACCTTAGATTTATACTGAGCCTCCTCTCTAATAGTAATATCCATGAAATCATTGGTTTGTTATATACCAATTGTATTTCAGtgcaaaataagtaagtaataaataagtaatctgtTTAGTCTTTTCTTGACATTTCCTGAGCTTAATTGCCTAGGACTGCTGTGAAAAATGACCAtgacctgttaaaaaaaaaaaaaactaatatgagAGACAAAGCtgctttcatctttattcttGATTTCGTATATAAATGATCTAGAGAATGTTAATTGTCAAATTCACTTACATAGAGTGTCTTCAAAAGTAGGTCAGTCTCACCACTCAAGTTCCTAGGAGTTCACAGGCAGTTTGGAGAAATAGTTCTAGCTTCTAATGAGCATGATCATCCCACTTCCAGTCCTTTTCTGTCTTATCAGAGATGGATAAgattggttttgtgttttgtttgtttgttttaactgtGGTATTTGGAGTCAGAATCATTAAATTCTGATCCTGTCACTTATGATCTTTGTAACTAAGCCAATCACttcatctctctgggtctcattttccttatgtacaaaatggcaataatagtATCCACATTAATAGgttgttttaaagtttaaatacacatacatgcatacacacacaccgaGTTCCTAGCTATTGTCTGGCATGTAATAAGTGCATAAAATTATTagttctgtctttccttctttgctgTCATCAAAGCAACATTTAGAATTACTTTGTCCATTCTCTAATTTCCATCTAGGTTATCAGGAAGCTTGTGTTCTGTTCCTAACACTCCCTAGACTAGttctctgctccctttccctGATTCCTTCATCTCTGCCCTGTTGTGATGCTCCCTCTCCAAACTCTATCCTATCTCTCATGACTtaatctctcttctttccagCAGTTCTCACATTCCATCTGCCACAATGTCAGAGCTCTGTGCCCTGTAGAGAAAGTGAGATTTACTCTAAGAAGAGAGTAGGTCATAAAAATTCTTAatacttttacattttcatgATGTGTCAATaagtcctttttgtttgtttaaatcatGGTCCTCCTGAAAACATGGAGAAATTTATGTTATCTAATGctatggaaaaattcctagagcCACAAGTACTATTAAATTCAACAGACATTTTTGGAGCATCTGCTATATGCCAAGCAGTGCCCCAGGCACTagggagataaaaataaagaagacaaagtCTCTGCCCTAAAATGCTTATAGTCCAATCAGGCTGGCAGATATATAAATACCTAAATTGAATATAAGCGTGCCTTGTAGGGCTTTAAGCCAATAGTGCCCATGAAAgaatttcctttactttttcaaTTATGAGGTTGTCTTGGACCAGCCAATCAAAATTCCCACCCTGCCCACAGTCCCCTGCTGAGTGAGGATCCATGTTCTATGCCTGAGCGGAGCTCATTACTCAAAATGGGCTTAATTGGTGAAGCCAAAAAGACCATATACACATTCTCATTTTTCCCATGTCCACTCCAACCCCAATTGCAGCTAGGGTGAGAGCATGTAACTTCAATTTGGCCAATAAAATGCCTTCCTTAGACCTAGAATTGGGAATTGGTCATACAAGGGAGCCGAGATGAGAAGAGCTCTCTATAGCAGTGACTGCAACAATGTCCAGTTTCTAGGGCCAGCAAGGGGAGGAGCAATGAGCTTGGGTTTCCAGTGCCCAGGTGTCAGTTGCAAGTTATGGCTTCTGCTGCTCAGTGATCTCACGTGTCTAATTTGGAGGTATGATTGGCTGGGCTTCTGGATGTTCCCTGTTTCTGTTCATTCTTTGAGCTTCTCTCTGGTCCAGTATCCTTTCATTAAATTCAATTTTTGCTTAAACTAGCCAAATGAATTCTTAGCTACTAAGAATACTCTGTATATACTCGGTATAAAGGCTCTACCTCAATAAGAAGAATGTTAATTAACTAATTTAGGTAACTTCTCCTGCTAGGACATTCAAATTGGAAATATTACAGTTGGTCAATTGAAATCCAGAGCAGAAGCTAAAAACACAACCCATGGACTATGAGACAGCAAGGACTATGTGTAGGCTGGAATTATGAGTAAGCAGAAGTTATGAATAAGCAAAAGTTATGAGTTAGCAGAAATCTGCATACatgcagaggagaggaagaggtggtTGGCTGAGAGCagcaaggaaacagaagcaagagGAACTGAGTCCACATGATGGTGAGGGAATAAGTGAACCCTGCTCTCAAGGGGACTCCAGGCTAACCCAATCCCTAGATTTGCCTTGAATCCTGTACTATTTTCCAATTTCCAAActagttttccttttctgattaaCCCTGGCTATTTCTGAGTTAATCAGAAATTTTGAAATTCCAGTTGTTCTTATTGTGATGTATACCTTTATAGAAACTCCCTTATTCCTTGAAGTAACCAGGATAAGACTCTATTTTATATGACCAAAGCATTCTGAAGATTGCAGGCATGATATGGCTAGGACCCAGGAAACAACAGTCAAATAGTGTATCTTAAAAGTCACTGGTCTTCctcttcaaaaatgtattttctttttttcatatcttaCTTGAAATTTCCAAGAGGACCTTCCTCTGGGCTGAAAAATTAATGGTTTATCAGAAGCCCCTGTTTAAAATGTACTCAAGTTTCTTGTGGGAATGAAAAGCCAGAGGTGTTTCTCTCTACATTAGCCATTAGCATGTGAGCAGATCATATGAGTTCATTCTTAAATTTGAACTCTTAAGGGCCTGATACTTAGGGGTTCAGCTAGGTATAGAGCAGAAAAATTGGGCACTGAGAGGGAAGAGTGGAGAGCAGATATAATAGAAAATGGCCATGAGAGTCCCTGGAACATTATAAAGAACTATCCTATGGAATATTCCTATAAGGGAAGGTCCTGGTGGCAGCCAATGTAAAGAGTGCCAGGGAACAGTAGGGCCAAAATGGCAGCCATACAACAAGGTGGACACTAACACCAAACATTCTCACTTCGCAGTCTACCTTCTGCCAGTTCCAGAGTATGACCTTGCATAATTTTTGTTCTGCTTCAGCTTTTATGGGAGATGGGGCTGGGCTGAAGCGGCAGAGAAAGATGACTATCGTATATGCCCATCTTGAGATAATACTCGGAAATTATACCAACATTAATTATACCTTGGGGTTACTTGCATGAGTCCATGGCCTTTGTTTTATCTTCCGTAACATACAGTGCCCTCTCATGGcttgtgaaaaaaaagaaaaatctgtatgtCTGACCTAATCAGCGAATGACACACAGTCTAGAAAGCAAAAAAGTAATTCTCTTAAAAGGACATGACACAAGTAGGAAGGAATTTACACATGCTGCTGTgtttgaaaggagagaaaatgcatTGAAGCTGTTTTAATGAAAGCAAGAGTCTGAAGTTATCCCTAAAGAGCTTTATGTTCTCAAAGTCTAAAATGTACCtcagagtttgtttgtttttctgagaacAGTGGGTAGAACTATACTTGGAATGGCCGTGAGTCACATCAgggtgaagggagaagaaaaatattaatgccaCGGACACCACTTTTCATAGGGTGTGCTTTAGCCGCTGGGTGCTGTACTTGCCCATCAGCTCTGTTTGTGTGGCCAAATGACTTACTGTGGGTTATAAATCAATGTTGAGCAATGTGAAGAGCAGATGGGGAGTTTAATGCATCCTCCACATCTCCGTCTTGTGACTGGCTGAAGTCCATGTGCAATTTGGAAAAAGATGTTTGAAAAGgatattcatcattttaaattgCTCTGTGGGAGCTTTGCAGTTCATAATGTGCCACTTAGGTACTTCTCAAAGATAGGTTTTCCTTGACATGGATTAGAATTTCATAACAGCAAAATGGCAACTGGAGGTATTAGGATAGAAAAGCTAACTTTGAATGAATTAACAAGaaattggggaggggggtgttgaATTGTGAAGGAGTTAAAGGGATATGAAATATTTAGGCTGAATTCTACCCCATAATATCTAGTTCTAGGAATTCCCAGTGGTTGGCAAGACAGTTTTGTTATCCATTTCTCAGGCTAGCCCTCAAATACTATTGGGAAAGTCTACCTAGGCAAGAACCTTCAGCATGACTAAAATATATTCGCTCTTGaggaaaaactattaaaaacccAGCAGtatggctagctcagttggtagaacatgtgactcttgatcttggagtcatgagttcaagccccatattgggtgctTTTTCTCCTTACCCATCTGAGATTCCATAGTTCGTCATTCTAGTGGTCTTCCAACCAGGTGGCCATAAGGTATAGGAAGACTTTCCAAAGGAGGACTTGTGCAGAGATAGTTTTAAGGAACCCATCAACCTTcatgtcaattatttttcttagattGATCTACCTGAGTGAGAACTCACAGGCATTTATAATACTGCTTCTGCTACACATGAGAAAGGCATATCCTCGCTAACTCCAAATCTTGCTAGGGTGTGTTCAACTGGAGTATAAAACCTCAGAGTgccaaataaagtaataa contains:
- the SERTM1 gene encoding serine-rich and transmembrane domain-containing protein 1 isoform X2 — encoded protein: MDCVENVRVVCPLRALPACTAGLAPSRARRAFAPVLGASNPECSEEIDTCSWFSLKKLHVRQMKEDSDCDKGHLIPCCLCWKTKKFCCADLTACNLC
- the SERTM1 gene encoding serine-rich and transmembrane domain-containing protein 1 isoform X4 is translated as MDCVENVRVVCPLRALPACTAGLAPSRARRAFAPVLGASNPECSEEIDTCSWFSLKKLHVRQMKEDSDWKLRSGLVS
- the SERTM1 gene encoding serine-rich and transmembrane domain-containing protein 1 isoform X5 codes for the protein MDCVENVRVVCPLRALPACTAGLAPSRARRAFAPVLGASNPECSEEIDTCSWFSLKKLHVRQMKEDSDCSLENPGT
- the SERTM1 gene encoding serine-rich and transmembrane domain-containing protein 1 isoform X3 gives rise to the protein MDCVENVRVVCPLRALPACTAGLAPSRARRAFAPVLGASNPECSEEIDTCSWFSLKKLHVSDKGHLIPCCLCWKTKKFCCADLTACNLC